The Pirellulimonas nuda genome includes a region encoding these proteins:
- a CDS encoding sugar porter family MFS transporter, which translates to MASPALPRLAMKLSGKLLASAVTASLGGFLFGFDTVVISGAEQKIQSIWGLSDWLHGMATSSALWGTVLGALAGGVPTDRFGRKATLTSIGMLYFVSAVWSGLATDVYTFALARFIGGVGVGISTVAAPLYITEIAPAEFRGRLTGMFQFNIVLGILIAFLSNAMLENVGENNWRWMLGIEAIPALAYTLLCLRIPESPRWLINIRGDRDAGRAVLGEVNPEADAQTLDAMAASIAHHVGEDATHHNVHTPFWSRRLMRPIMLAFLVAFFNQMSGINAVLYYAPRILGMTGLGEQAAQIRSVGIGVTNLVFTMLGLWLIDRLGRRTLLVIGSVGYIASLGVISATFYANATPFGVAADALAAQEAYKSLATAESAGDVGGEKLAKLQEDAAAARKALALSSAGPEYQGEPAQLPADDDPRAVADAAGAAARQASSLAGSGGLIVLIGIFAFIAAHAVGQGAVIWVLISEVFPNEHRASGQAFGSGTHWVFAALITLLFPPVVRAFPAGAIFAFFCGMMALQLVWVLTMVPETKGVPLEELQRKLGVE; encoded by the coding sequence ATCGCTTCCCCTGCTCTACCCCGACTAGCTATGAAACTCTCCGGCAAACTCCTCGCCAGCGCGGTCACCGCCTCGCTCGGCGGGTTCCTGTTCGGCTTCGACACCGTAGTCATCTCTGGCGCCGAGCAGAAGATCCAGTCGATCTGGGGTTTGAGCGACTGGCTGCACGGCATGGCGACCAGCTCGGCGTTGTGGGGGACGGTGCTCGGCGCGCTGGCCGGCGGCGTGCCTACCGACCGCTTCGGCCGCAAGGCGACGCTCACCTCCATTGGGATGCTCTACTTCGTCTCGGCGGTCTGGTCGGGCCTGGCGACCGACGTCTACACGTTTGCGCTGGCCCGCTTCATCGGCGGCGTGGGCGTCGGCATCTCAACCGTCGCCGCCCCGCTCTACATCACCGAGATCGCCCCGGCCGAGTTCCGCGGCCGGCTGACCGGGATGTTCCAGTTCAACATCGTGCTGGGGATCCTGATCGCCTTCCTCTCGAACGCTATGCTCGAGAACGTCGGCGAGAACAACTGGCGCTGGATGCTGGGGATCGAGGCGATCCCCGCGCTCGCCTACACTCTGCTCTGCCTGCGCATCCCCGAGAGCCCCCGCTGGCTGATCAACATCCGCGGCGACCGCGACGCGGGTCGCGCGGTGCTGGGCGAGGTGAACCCCGAGGCCGACGCCCAGACGCTCGACGCCATGGCGGCCTCGATCGCTCACCACGTCGGAGAAGACGCCACGCACCACAACGTCCACACGCCGTTCTGGAGCCGCCGGCTGATGCGGCCGATCATGCTGGCGTTCTTGGTCGCTTTCTTCAACCAGATGTCGGGCATCAACGCGGTGCTGTACTACGCCCCACGCATCCTCGGAATGACCGGGCTCGGCGAGCAAGCGGCGCAGATCCGCTCGGTCGGCATCGGCGTCACCAATCTGGTGTTTACCATGCTCGGGCTGTGGCTGATCGACCGCCTGGGCAGACGCACGCTGCTCGTGATCGGCTCGGTAGGCTACATCGCGTCGTTGGGGGTGATCTCAGCGACCTTCTATGCAAACGCCACACCCTTTGGCGTCGCCGCCGACGCGCTCGCCGCGCAGGAGGCCTACAAGTCGCTAGCGACCGCAGAGTCTGCGGGCGACGTGGGGGGGGAGAAACTGGCGAAGCTGCAGGAAGACGCTGCCGCGGCGCGCAAGGCGCTAGCGCTGTCGTCCGCGGGCCCAGAATACCAGGGCGAGCCGGCTCAGCTCCCTGCCGACGACGACCCCAGGGCGGTCGCCGATGCGGCCGGCGCTGCGGCGCGTCAGGCGTCGTCGCTCGCGGGATCCGGCGGTTTGATCGTGCTGATCGGCATCTTTGCGTTTATCGCCGCGCACGCGGTGGGCCAAGGGGCCGTGATCTGGGTGCTGATCTCTGAGGTGTTCCCGAACGAGCACCGCGCCTCGGGCCAGGCGTTCGGCTCAGGAACGCACTGGGTATTCGCCGCACTGATCACGCTGCTGTTCCCGCCGGTCGTGCGGGCCTTCCCGGCGGGGGCCATCTTCGCCTTCTTCTGCGGCATGATGGCGCTGCAGTTGGTGTGGGTGCTGACGATGGTGCCAGAAACCAAAGGGGTGCCGCTGGAAGAGCTGCAGCGCAAGCTGGGGGTTGAGTAG
- a CDS encoding sulfatase-like hydrolase/transferase, whose amino-acid sequence MQRILSPPALHACLLAALFTGAVHADQPNLLFILTEDQGAQASHPAFADQHSAGVETPAMDAILRSGVAFTEAFVATPVCSASKAAIYTGLYGHANGVRQNTVNYFKPAEQIRPSEKGMTLYRKAAVVAGTPTLVTLLKQAGYHAGVTGKLHIGPNELFPYDDWLKPATAGSVETITANARSAGKPWFILLNVSDPHRVFGAPDRVDPADVDVPGQFPDTPTARKEWAAYLSDVERADDKIAGVLELLKKQGEFEDTIVVFLGDHGPGLHRGKMSPYDFGMRTVMGIAGPGLRQDALCGQPVCTIDLLPTLLELLGIAAPQRLHGVSLAGLLKQAPAEGAAPPHAYVVGEVSSSQVSNAGIQERTIFDGRYRLVYREKINAPCQVNVDLWWDDYGKTGNAPTYSEIIARRTEFPDKFRLLAKVNNGQFQTKPPQFELYDQSAGDVDNLKNLADRSDLQATQNRLFAALRRWAIETDDRDTSLQTVGGYGEEVSDDFDAFKVHHNGRPQERVVYLGKEGWLSDDPDWTARRGEGFEFDGGELVAKAPGETTLATHDAPEATPGQSFRASLRVRVDGPESTAGLVFGWQDDANYYVFQAETTADPQSSSVRLRRVRDNQSETVKTLTGHAGTSDLSVSYNPTEALLSLNSSSAGGSSSTAFRLKQPLLPGGRFGVAAAGNGEARFDRFEVRVEMAFGRPGDFDGDGFLDDADLALLRAAYGPSAGLSSQFNLALPDDVIDDADARAWQTELKPAVESARRSQAVRDVTTTSALQGKP is encoded by the coding sequence ATGCAACGCATCCTCTCCCCCCCTGCCCTGCACGCCTGCTTGCTGGCGGCCTTGTTCACGGGCGCCGTCCACGCCGATCAACCGAACCTCCTATTCATTCTCACCGAGGACCAGGGCGCCCAGGCCAGCCACCCAGCGTTTGCGGATCAGCACAGCGCGGGGGTCGAGACGCCGGCGATGGACGCCATCCTCCGCTCCGGCGTGGCCTTCACCGAGGCCTTCGTCGCGACGCCCGTCTGTTCCGCCAGCAAGGCCGCGATCTACACGGGCCTGTACGGCCACGCCAACGGCGTGCGACAGAACACGGTCAACTATTTCAAGCCGGCGGAACAGATCAGGCCGTCCGAGAAGGGCATGACGCTGTACCGCAAGGCGGCGGTGGTCGCGGGCACGCCAACGCTGGTCACGCTGCTCAAACAAGCCGGCTACCACGCGGGCGTCACCGGCAAGCTGCACATCGGCCCCAACGAGCTCTTCCCCTACGACGACTGGCTCAAGCCCGCGACGGCCGGCTCGGTGGAGACGATCACGGCAAACGCCCGCAGCGCCGGGAAGCCGTGGTTCATCCTATTAAACGTCTCCGACCCACACCGCGTGTTCGGCGCGCCGGATCGGGTCGATCCCGCCGACGTCGATGTCCCCGGCCAGTTCCCCGATACGCCCACCGCTCGCAAAGAGTGGGCCGCGTACCTGTCGGACGTCGAGCGCGCGGACGACAAGATCGCCGGCGTGCTAGAGCTGCTCAAGAAGCAGGGCGAGTTCGAGGACACAATCGTTGTGTTCCTTGGCGACCACGGCCCCGGCTTGCACCGAGGCAAGATGAGCCCCTACGACTTCGGCATGCGGACGGTGATGGGGATCGCCGGGCCCGGGCTGAGGCAAGACGCATTGTGCGGCCAGCCGGTCTGCACCATCGACCTGCTGCCGACACTGCTCGAGTTGCTCGGCATCGCCGCGCCGCAGAGGCTGCACGGCGTGTCGCTGGCCGGGCTGCTGAAGCAGGCGCCCGCTGAGGGCGCCGCCCCCCCACACGCCTATGTCGTGGGAGAGGTTTCCTCGTCGCAAGTCTCCAACGCCGGCATCCAGGAACGGACCATCTTCGACGGCCGCTATCGGCTGGTCTACCGCGAGAAGATCAACGCGCCCTGCCAGGTGAACGTCGACCTGTGGTGGGACGACTACGGCAAAACGGGCAACGCCCCCACGTACTCAGAGATCATCGCCCGCCGCACGGAGTTCCCAGACAAGTTCCGCCTGTTGGCCAAAGTGAACAATGGCCAGTTCCAGACCAAGCCGCCGCAGTTCGAGCTGTACGACCAGTCGGCGGGCGACGTCGACAACCTGAAGAACCTAGCCGACAGGTCCGACCTGCAGGCGACGCAGAACCGCCTGTTCGCGGCGCTGCGTCGCTGGGCGATTGAAACCGACGACCGCGACACCAGCCTGCAGACGGTCGGTGGCTACGGCGAAGAGGTGTCGGACGATTTTGACGCGTTCAAAGTCCATCACAACGGCCGTCCGCAGGAGCGGGTTGTATATCTCGGGAAGGAGGGTTGGCTCAGCGACGATCCGGACTGGACGGCGCGCCGCGGAGAAGGCTTTGAGTTTGATGGGGGCGAGCTTGTCGCCAAGGCGCCGGGCGAAACAACGCTCGCCACGCACGACGCGCCAGAGGCAACACCCGGGCAGTCTTTTCGGGCATCGCTGCGTGTGCGGGTCGACGGCCCCGAGAGCACTGCGGGGCTAGTGTTCGGCTGGCAGGACGACGCGAACTACTACGTGTTTCAGGCCGAGACGACGGCCGATCCACAATCCTCGTCCGTAAGGCTCCGTCGCGTTCGTGACAATCAGTCCGAGACGGTCAAGACTCTTACCGGACACGCGGGTACGAGCGATCTTAGCGTCAGCTACAACCCAACTGAGGCGCTGCTTTCCCTGAACTCGAGCAGCGCGGGGGGCTCGTCTTCGACGGCCTTTCGTTTGAAACAGCCCCTTCTGCCGGGTGGGCGGTTCGGCGTCGCAGCGGCTGGGAACGGCGAGGCGCGGTTCGATCGCTTCGAGGTCAGAGTCGAGATGGCGTTTGGCCGACCGGGAGACTTCGACGGCGACGGATTCTTGGACGACGCAGATCTCGCGCTGCTCAGGGCTGCCTACGGACCCAGTGCCGGGTTGTCATCGCAGTTCAATCTCGCCCTCCCCGACGACGTGATTGACGACGCCGACGCCCGGGCGTGGCAGACCGAGCTCAAACCCGCCGTCGAATCGGCCCGGCGATCCCAAGCCGTCCGCGACGTGACAACCACTTCTGCTCTACAGGGCAAGCCGTGA
- a CDS encoding DUF1559 domain-containing protein: MYQRSKCRIAFTLVELLVVIAIIGILVALLLPAVQAAREAARRSQCTNNLKQLALASIQHHDTRGAFPKGWDAPSDSTFQSWGWGVYIAPYIEASAVTDLAQPERQTLNEALKNAAIKQALASEQSAMICPSDPTTGVLETGGGGTQRKEFGGQNWPKSNYLASMGHYDFSCDTSGSCGPNNGVMFGNSKISLRKITDGASHTILIGERPTERACESGVWFGAGQKTGRSISGPYYVVGRTSVPINDFPQPNADGSLPAATDHCGEGFASLHPGGANFAMCDGSVHLISEDIESNVTRPSEGQDSGGGDGTIDWRPPAGQEALPLRTELLGAYQRLGIRNDGEIVSVVAP, translated from the coding sequence ATGTACCAAAGAAGTAAGTGTCGCATCGCGTTTACGCTGGTCGAGCTGCTGGTCGTGATTGCGATCATCGGCATCTTGGTGGCGCTGTTGCTGCCGGCGGTGCAGGCTGCTCGCGAAGCCGCACGCCGGAGCCAGTGCACCAACAACCTCAAGCAGCTTGCGCTCGCTTCGATCCAGCACCACGACACGCGAGGGGCTTTCCCCAAGGGGTGGGACGCTCCCAGCGACAGCACGTTCCAGTCGTGGGGCTGGGGCGTCTACATCGCTCCCTACATCGAGGCAAGCGCCGTGACCGACCTGGCGCAGCCCGAGAGGCAGACACTGAACGAGGCGTTGAAGAACGCGGCGATCAAGCAGGCGCTCGCGTCCGAGCAGTCGGCGATGATCTGCCCCTCCGATCCCACGACCGGCGTTCTCGAGACGGGGGGCGGCGGCACTCAGAGGAAGGAGTTCGGGGGCCAGAATTGGCCCAAGAGCAACTACCTCGCCAGCATGGGTCACTACGACTTCTCTTGCGACACCAGCGGAAGCTGCGGGCCGAACAACGGCGTGATGTTCGGAAACAGCAAGATCTCTCTACGCAAGATCACCGACGGCGCAAGCCACACGATACTGATCGGCGAGAGGCCGACGGAACGCGCCTGCGAGTCCGGGGTGTGGTTCGGCGCCGGGCAGAAGACGGGCCGCTCCATCAGCGGGCCGTACTACGTGGTTGGACGCACCAGCGTGCCGATCAACGACTTCCCGCAGCCCAACGCAGACGGGTCACTGCCCGCAGCGACGGACCACTGCGGCGAGGGCTTCGCGAGCCTCCACCCGGGGGGCGCCAACTTCGCCATGTGCGACGGGTCGGTCCACCTTATCAGTGAGGACATTGAATCGAATGTCACCCGCCCCAGCGAGGGGCAAGACTCGGGCGGCGGCGATGGTACGATCGACTGGCGGCCCCCGGCCGGCCAAGAGGCGCTTCCGCTCCGCACCGAGCTGCTCGGCGCGTACCAGCGGCTGGGCATCCGCAACGATGGCGAGATTGTCAGCGTCGTGGCCCCGTAG
- a CDS encoding DUF4432 family protein encodes MAEQKHLLIDADSGLHVETFQIGSAENEKPWSVELRRLHGGVSEGVGVLEVRTDRVRCEILPTRGMGLWRATLDGVPLGWQSPLGNPVHPAYVPLSEPSGVGFLDGITELMFRCGLESNGAPEFNAEGRLRYPLHGRIANTPACFLAVEVNADQSIIRVTGQVAERRFLGQKLLLTTQYVIDAAQGVLQWTDTVKNIGASPATMQMLYHINLGKPFLAPGARVEAPAVRVCPRDEAAVQGGVADWAVIPQQRAEFSEQVYFLELAGDAQGRTSVVLQNAAGAAGVELGFCLRELPWFTVWKNSQSDEDGFVAGLEPGTNLPNQRSFEEGHGRVVSLPPGAQWQTQVRLRGLATEPSVREASLAAVALLNGGPTELAPDPAPGWSASA; translated from the coding sequence ATGGCAGAACAGAAGCATCTGCTGATCGATGCTGACAGCGGTCTCCATGTCGAGACTTTCCAAATAGGGTCTGCCGAGAACGAGAAACCTTGGTCGGTCGAGCTGCGTCGGCTGCACGGGGGCGTGTCGGAGGGCGTTGGAGTCCTCGAGGTCCGCACCGACCGTGTGCGTTGCGAGATCCTTCCGACGCGCGGCATGGGGCTGTGGCGCGCAACCCTCGACGGCGTGCCGTTGGGGTGGCAATCGCCGCTGGGCAACCCGGTCCACCCAGCCTATGTGCCCCTTTCCGAGCCGTCCGGCGTGGGGTTTCTTGATGGCATCACGGAGTTGATGTTCCGCTGCGGTCTGGAGAGCAACGGCGCCCCCGAGTTTAACGCGGAGGGCCGCCTCCGCTACCCGCTTCACGGCCGCATCGCCAACACACCGGCGTGCTTCCTAGCGGTTGAGGTCAACGCGGATCAGTCTATTATCCGCGTGACGGGCCAGGTAGCAGAGCGCCGCTTCTTGGGGCAGAAATTGCTGCTAACGACCCAGTACGTCATCGACGCCGCCCAGGGCGTCCTGCAGTGGACCGACACCGTCAAGAACATCGGGGCGAGCCCCGCAACGATGCAGATGCTCTATCACATCAATCTGGGCAAACCGTTCTTGGCGCCCGGCGCCCGGGTCGAAGCCCCTGCCGTGCGCGTTTGCCCAAGGGACGAAGCAGCGGTCCAGGGCGGGGTCGCGGACTGGGCAGTTATCCCACAGCAGCGGGCCGAATTCTCGGAGCAGGTCTACTTCCTAGAGCTGGCGGGGGACGCCCAGGGGAGGACCTCGGTGGTGCTACAAAACGCCGCCGGCGCCGCTGGGGTAGAGCTCGGCTTCTGCCTCCGTGAGCTCCCGTGGTTCACCGTTTGGAAGAACTCTCAATCCGACGAAGATGGGTTCGTTGCCGGGCTCGAGCCCGGCACCAACCTGCCGAACCAGCGCTCGTTTGAAGAGGGGCACGGCCGGGTTGTCTCGCTGCCCCCAGGCGCCCAGTGGCAAACGCAGGTTCGCCTCCGGGGACTCGCTACAGAACCCAGCGTGCGTGAGGCGAGCCTCGCCGCCGTCGCGCTTCTCAACGGCGGTCCGACAGAGCTGGCGCCTGATCCCGCTCCGGGTTGGTCCGCGAGCGCTTGA
- a CDS encoding PEP-CTERM sorting domain-containing protein, with amino-acid sequence MKPIFAASLLAALVCTTASAQTFLSIGNPSFEDSIGNEPTGWTRSGGAAAHTQAVTDAAATNGANVGQVRGLHSTNATSGMSQALSDVFASGTYVLSFDAASRDSVSGTTSLYAGLFAGTLSQANTYASSTTLLTDGLSSPALASYQLEFELLGGPAIGQPIGIHFANAGADGVFLPGTQGEGLGSNLLWIDNIKLSFTAGSASVPGDANGNGSVGLEDFAYISDRLFNVVATPGSEGDLDFSGTVDFDDFGVWKSIYVPQAAAALGGDAVPEPASLAIGLLTAALAGVGLRRRC; translated from the coding sequence ATGAAACCAATCTTCGCTGCGTCGCTCTTGGCGGCCCTTGTCTGCACCACAGCAAGCGCCCAGACCTTCCTCAGCATCGGCAACCCCAGCTTCGAGGACAGCATCGGCAACGAGCCAACCGGTTGGACCCGGTCGGGGGGCGCCGCGGCGCATACCCAGGCGGTGACCGACGCCGCCGCTACCAACGGCGCCAACGTAGGGCAGGTGCGCGGGCTCCACTCCACCAATGCCACCAGCGGCATGTCACAGGCTCTTAGCGACGTCTTCGCTTCGGGCACGTATGTGCTTTCCTTCGACGCGGCCTCGCGCGACTCGGTCTCGGGAACGACCTCCCTCTACGCCGGGCTGTTTGCGGGGACGCTCTCTCAGGCCAACACCTATGCTTCTTCGACCACGCTGCTCACGGACGGGCTGTCGAGCCCCGCGCTGGCGTCGTACCAGTTGGAGTTTGAGCTTCTCGGGGGCCCTGCCATCGGGCAGCCTATCGGCATCCACTTCGCAAACGCCGGCGCCGACGGCGTGTTCCTTCCCGGCACACAAGGAGAGGGGCTCGGATCGAACCTCTTGTGGATCGACAACATTAAGCTCTCGTTCACCGCGGGGAGCGCCTCGGTCCCTGGCGACGCGAATGGCAATGGTTCAGTCGGGCTCGAAGACTTCGCGTACATCAGCGACCGACTCTTTAACGTGGTCGCAACGCCCGGCAGCGAAGGCGACCTCGACTTCAGCGGCACGGTCGACTTCGACGACTTCGGCGTTTGGAAATCGATCTACGTTCCTCAGGCCGCGGCGGCGCTAGGAGGCGACGCGGTCCCCGAGCCCGCGTCGCTGGCCATCGGCCTGCTCACGGCGGCTCTGGCGGGTGTCGGACTGCGGCGGCGGTGCTAA
- a CDS encoding sulfatase-like hydrolase/transferase: MTHQCCRSTWPVLLAAVAMTQPASAADRPNILFILTEDQGAQVSHPAFAQYGAGGLQTPHMDALLEAGVAFTNAFVATPVCSASKAAIYTGLLGHTNGIRQNTTNINGPKTLAEDQAIAAGNSLYRNARIHEELPTLIQQLDAAGYYSGVTHKLHVAQNHQFPFDSWNAADPSGGSFNSFLNAAGNEPWFYMANINNPHQPFSSDGHSIADMEAVTPPGHLPNTAAGRSNWAKYLSAVEAADEVVGDIMQTFDNRNLAGDTIVVFLGDHGPGLHRGKMSPHDFGLRTVLSISGPGFRHDVVEDSLVSAVDLMPTLLDLAGIERPTLEHGQSLVPLLDSAPPADAPFRQYVVGEVATNKEDGGGQQERSIYDGQHRLIYRHDLNSARQVNVDVWKTKNNPNSNFQYATQSYREIVQNSAQYPQEFEMLAQVHNGRFNTAPPQFELYHTAGDVWETSDLMDNPAQRATWNRLHTALRAWAVRTEDQDTPLQTLAAEGDSVSDGFTLFNLRTDDLASNPVEYVGKQGPLDRDPDWKTRVLGAGGGDFTLGGNQVQGPNGGLAVATHDALFVQSGQAFSASLRARFAGVGESAGVVFGYEDAENYLRAELVNGAVGIARVVQVIDGQETEVFSATGRAAVGGDWNELQVAFDAETGQFSLQAGAAGGSFFFSGQFGLATPVPLNSMLGISTVDGGTVEIDAFAASTSSVAGLLGDFDGDQALDADDIDLITAAYGSTAGPASLYNLALPDATIDSEDVDVWLDVIFPLVAGHATSYGDLDLDGHVDRADAAGLLLRFGQSSGAGWGDGDTDGDGDVDADDYATLSAGLGPGIVPGDFNSDGAVDAADYSVWRDTLSQPVASFAGADADGSGIIDANDLLIWRAAFGLPLPGGSVSASATPEPGSWLLITAATIASWAGWRRR, translated from the coding sequence GTGACCCATCAATGCTGCCGATCGACTTGGCCGGTGCTGCTGGCGGCCGTTGCGATGACGCAGCCCGCCAGCGCCGCGGACAGGCCCAACATCCTGTTCATCCTCACCGAGGACCAGGGAGCGCAGGTAAGTCACCCCGCGTTCGCACAGTACGGCGCCGGCGGCCTGCAGACGCCGCACATGGACGCCTTGCTAGAGGCAGGCGTCGCCTTTACCAATGCGTTTGTCGCGACACCCGTCTGCTCCGCGAGCAAAGCAGCCATCTACACCGGGCTGCTCGGCCACACCAACGGGATCCGTCAGAACACAACCAACATCAACGGCCCGAAAACCCTCGCCGAGGACCAAGCAATCGCTGCGGGCAACAGCCTGTACCGCAACGCGCGCATCCACGAAGAACTACCCACGCTGATCCAGCAGCTCGACGCGGCCGGCTACTACAGCGGGGTCACGCACAAACTGCATGTGGCTCAGAACCACCAGTTCCCCTTTGATAGCTGGAACGCGGCGGACCCGTCGGGGGGCTCCTTCAACAGCTTCCTCAACGCCGCGGGGAACGAGCCATGGTTCTACATGGCAAACATCAACAACCCCCATCAGCCCTTCAGCTCGGACGGACACTCCATCGCCGATATGGAGGCCGTCACTCCGCCGGGGCACCTGCCTAACACCGCCGCCGGACGCAGCAACTGGGCGAAGTACCTCAGCGCCGTTGAGGCGGCCGACGAGGTGGTCGGCGACATCATGCAGACCTTCGACAACCGCAACCTAGCGGGGGACACCATCGTGGTCTTCCTGGGCGACCACGGCCCCGGATTGCACCGCGGGAAGATGTCGCCGCACGACTTCGGCCTACGAACCGTCCTGAGCATCAGCGGCCCGGGTTTCCGGCACGACGTGGTAGAGGACTCGCTGGTCTCGGCCGTCGACCTGATGCCGACGCTGCTGGACCTGGCGGGGATCGAGCGTCCGACGCTTGAGCACGGCCAATCACTCGTTCCGCTGCTGGATTCGGCGCCGCCGGCTGACGCCCCGTTCCGCCAGTACGTGGTCGGCGAAGTCGCCACGAACAAAGAAGATGGCGGGGGTCAGCAAGAACGATCCATCTACGACGGCCAGCACCGGCTCATCTACCGGCACGACCTCAACTCGGCCCGCCAAGTGAACGTAGATGTTTGGAAAACAAAGAACAACCCAAACTCCAACTTCCAGTACGCCACGCAGTCGTACCGAGAGATCGTCCAGAACAGCGCGCAGTACCCCCAAGAGTTCGAGATGCTGGCGCAGGTGCACAACGGACGGTTCAATACGGCGCCGCCACAGTTCGAGCTCTACCACACCGCCGGCGATGTCTGGGAGACCTCCGACCTGATGGACAATCCAGCCCAGCGGGCGACCTGGAACCGGCTGCACACGGCGCTCCGAGCTTGGGCGGTGCGGACCGAAGACCAGGACACGCCGCTGCAAACGCTGGCCGCCGAAGGGGATTCCGTTTCGGACGGGTTCACCCTCTTCAACCTCCGTACGGACGACCTGGCCAGCAACCCGGTCGAGTACGTGGGCAAGCAGGGCCCGCTCGACCGCGACCCCGATTGGAAGACGCGGGTGCTGGGCGCCGGCGGCGGCGACTTCACGCTGGGCGGTAACCAGGTGCAGGGCCCCAACGGGGGCCTTGCCGTTGCTACCCACGACGCGCTGTTCGTGCAAAGCGGGCAGGCGTTCTCCGCGTCGCTGCGGGCCCGCTTTGCTGGCGTGGGAGAGTCGGCCGGGGTTGTTTTCGGGTACGAAGACGCAGAGAACTACCTCCGGGCCGAGCTCGTGAACGGCGCCGTGGGTATTGCCCGCGTCGTGCAGGTGATCGACGGGCAGGAAACCGAGGTCTTTTCCGCGACGGGCCGCGCCGCTGTTGGCGGCGATTGGAACGAACTGCAGGTGGCGTTCGACGCGGAGACGGGGCAGTTCAGCCTGCAAGCCGGCGCTGCAGGCGGCAGCTTCTTCTTCAGCGGCCAGTTCGGGCTCGCGACGCCGGTCCCCCTCAATAGCATGCTCGGCATTAGCACAGTGGACGGCGGGACCGTCGAGATCGACGCGTTCGCTGCCTCAACGTCGTCTGTCGCCGGCCTGCTGGGCGATTTCGATGGCGACCAGGCGCTCGACGCAGACGACATCGACCTCATCACGGCCGCGTACGGCTCAACCGCCGGGCCGGCGTCGCTGTACAACCTTGCGCTCCCCGACGCAACGATCGACTCCGAGGACGTCGATGTTTGGCTCGACGTGATCTTCCCCCTGGTCGCCGGCCACGCGACCTCGTACGGCGACCTCGACCTTGACGGCCACGTAGACCGCGCGGACGCGGCCGGCCTGCTGCTGCGCTTCGGCCAAAGCTCGGGCGCGGGTTGGGGAGACGGCGACACGGATGGCGACGGGGACGTCGACGCCGACGACTACGCAACGCTGTCGGCCGGGCTCGGCCCCGGGATCGTTCCGGGTGACTTTAACAGCGATGGGGCGGTCGACGCCGCCGACTACTCGGTCTGGCGCGACACGCTCAGCCAGCCGGTCGCTTCGTTCGCCGGCGCCGATGCCGACGGCAGCGGGATAATCGACGCGAACGACCTCTTGATCTGGAGGGCCGCGTTCGGGCTCCCTCTTCCCGGAGGCAGCGTTTCGGCGTCTGCCACGCCCGAGCCCGGCTCGTGGTTGCTTATCACGGCGGCGACAATCGCATCGTGGGCCGGCTGGCGCCGACGCTAA